From a single Candoia aspera isolate rCanAsp1 chromosome 2, rCanAsp1.hap2, whole genome shotgun sequence genomic region:
- the LOC134491955 gene encoding zinc finger and SCAN domain-containing protein 30-like, with product MAEEQSKASPPVLGLQCQTLLEEKGEMGMKVEEEEEMIKTEEALPATQVGTVGQPLSRREISFIKQEPEDGLSSRHWEAQWQKFLKAAQCPGSGEEIPLLPPCRGAAKASFEGEAPLSHGTALERGMALPAAFNEAAPLIENRHTVGRDDPSQVQEIKMEDVISSDIQCQHFRQLCYQEAWGPQEVYNQLRELCIQWLKPERHSKEQILDLVILEQFLAILPSEMQNWVKAHASRNCSDAVTLAEDFLLRHQEAEKPRWEEPGMFQDPMNFPGKEGVLLESAQQQFKQENEEASNPLGDGEQWRRDGESFSMSSGRGTGSEPEVQPETQSEPVKDQNYEMETWRSSYVSCQDGEVLGVSVQRGMLRRKRGGKVGGSEKLFKDGSILTRTHSGEKPHECSVCGKIFRRRSDLNSHQRTHTGEKPYMCVNCGKRFNRSTNLISHQRIHTGEKPYQCADCGKTFSHKSGLIRHQRTHTGEKPYACLECGKSFSQRQHLITHQRNHTGERPFSCPRCGKSFNQSQHLITHQRNHTGEKPFACLQCSKSFCDKSTLVRHQRSHTGKKPFKCSECEESFYQSKHLLRHQRTHTQPLAH from the exons ATGGCTGAAGAACAGAGCAAGGCATCCCCCCCCGTGTTGGGTCTCCAGTGCCAGACTTTGCTTGAGGAAAAGGGGGAGATGGGAATGaaagtggaagaggaggaggagatgatcaAGACAGAAGAGGCCTTGCCAGCCACTCAGGTGGGGACAGTGGGGCAGCCTCTGAGCCGGAGAGAGATTTCATTCATAAAGCAGGAGCCAGAAGATGGCCTGTCATCCCGCCATTGGGAAGCTCAGTGGCAGAAATTCCTGAAGGCAGCTCAGTGCCCTGGGTCAGGAGAGGAAATCCCACTTTTGCCACCATGCAGGGGGGCCGCTAAAGCTTCCTTCGAGGGCGAAGCGcccctcagccatggaactgCACTTGAAAGAGGAATGGCATTACCTGCTGCTTTTAATGAAGCAGCTCCTCTGATTGAAAACAGGCATACTGTTGGAAGGGACGATCCCAGCCAAGTCCAGGAAATCAAGATGGAGGATGTCATCAGCTCTGACATCCAGTGCCAGCATTTCAGGCAGCTCTGCTACCAAGAGGCCTGGGGCCCTCAAGAAGTGTACAACCAACTGCGAGAGCTTTGCATCCAGTGGCTAAAGCCGGAGAGGCATTCGAAGGAGCAGATCCTGGACTTGGTGATAttggagcagttcctggctaTCCTGCCTTCAGAGATGCAGAACTGGGTGAAGGCGCATGCTTCCAGAAACTGCTCTGATGCTGTGACCCTTGCAGAGGATTTCCTTTTGAGGCACCAAGAGGCTGAGAAACCAAGATGGGAG GAGCCAGGAATGTTCCAGGATCCTATGAATTTCCCAGGGAAAGAAGGGGTATTGCTGGAAAGTGCTCAACAGCAATTCAAACAAGAGAATGAAGAAGCCAGCAATCCACTGG GTGATGGGGAGCAATGGAGGAGGGATGGAGAGTCTTTCTCAATGTCATCAGGAAGAGGAACAGGTTCAGAGCCAGAAGTCCAACCTGAAACTCAAAGTGAGCCAGTGAAGGATCAAAACTACGAAATGGAGACATGGAGGAGCAGTTATGTCTCTTGCCAGGATGGTGAAGTTTTGGGGGTTTCAGTCCAACGAGGAATGCTCAGAAGGAAGAGAGGGGGCAAAGTTGGGGGCAGTGAAAAGCTTTTCAAAGATGGTTCCATCCTTACAAGGACTCACTCGGGAGAGAAGCCACACGAGTGTTCAGTGTGTGGGAAAATATTCCGACGACGCTCAGATCTCAACAGCCACCAGCGGACCCACACGGGAGAGAAGCCCTACATGTGTGTGAATTGCGGGAAGCGCTTCAACCGGAGCACAAACTTGATTTCCCATCAgagaattcacacaggggagaaaccctacCAGTGCGCAGACTGCGGCAAAACCTTCTCACACAAATCCGGCCTCATAAGGCATCAGAGAAcccacacgggagagaaaccgtACGCGTgtttggagtgtgggaagagcttcagccagAGACAGCACCTGATCACGCACCAGCGCAACCACACGGGGGAAAGGCCCTTCTCTTGCCCCaggtgtgggaagagcttcaaccAGAGCCAGCACCTTATTACTCACCAGCGGAACCACACGGGAGAGAAGCCCTTCGCGTGCTTGCAGTGTAGCAAAAGCTTTTGCGATAAATCCACCCTGGTTAGACACCAAAGGAGTCACACTGGGAAAAAACCTTTTAAGTGCTCTGAGTGCGAGGAAAGCTTTTATCAGAGTAAACACCTTCTCaggcaccagaggactcacacccAGCCACTGGCACACTAA